The nucleotide sequence CTCGCTGGGGCCGGAGCCCACGAGGGCGGTGGGGAAGGGGAACTGGCCTTCCCCCAGGGCGTGGGCGCCGGCCACCAGCTCCCCAATCTTCTCCACCAAACTGTGCCGGTTGGCAGCCAGCTGTTggtcctcctcttcctcagcgGAGAGGTGCTGGCCGGCCCCGGGGTAGACAGAGATCTCCATGGCACCGCCACCCCAGGCAGTGTTGGGAAGGCTCAGCCGCTTGGGCGAAGCTTTGGCAAAATCCAGGGGGTTCGGAGAGGCATCGTCGGCGTAGAAGACGCACTCCTCACTGCCCACCCGCGTGGGGCCAGCGTAGCCGGGCGAGTCGGGCACCGTGGGGGTCTTCACAGGGACGATGGGGGGTCGGATGGGGATGGGGCCAGCGTTGGAGAGCGTACGGCGGACCGAGGGCTTGGTGGAGGGCGTGCGGCGGATGGTGGCCACCCCCGGGGTGGTGCCGGCCGGTAGGTTGGTGCCGGTGGGCAGCCCAGCGGTGGAGGCAGGACGCTTGGTCTGGATCATCCGCCGGTAGTTCTGGGCGATGTTGCTGTTGCGTGGGATGGTGGAGGACTTGTCGAAATCACTCTGGGGGTCACACTCCACGTCACCGTTCACTGAGTAGCAGTCGTAGTCGGagcctggggagggagcagcaccaTCAGTGTGGATGGAGAGGCAGCGGGGGCCAAGCCCAACCATGCCACCAaagccagccccagccaccTCCATCACAGCACAACAGCAACCAAATTCAAGTGCCATGATCGTCACACAACCACTACTGTCCCAGTCATTGGTGGCACAACTTGCTCACCatcaaaaccaaacaccaccacTGGAACGAAACCTCAATCACCCCAACCATCACACTGAAATCGCAACCAAACCCAACTGTCACCATCACAACCACCTCAGCCACGGCCATCACAACACGATCACAGCCAACCTCCACTGTCACCACCACGTGCTCATAACTGGCTCAGCCATCATCACACCAACATCACGACAGACGTGGTTACTTCATCTCCAACTACCGTCTCTGTTGCCATCACCTACCCTCTGCCACAATCTCCACCTGTACTCAacctctgcacacagacacatcAACACATCACCACAAACCATAACCTGTTACAGCACTTCCTGGCACAACTGCACCCACTGAGTCCCAGCTAACACCCAAATAACCATGAAAAGCTGTGATTATTTGTGGTACCCCACCAGCCCCTACACAGTACGAGCACAGCCCAATGCTATGACACCCAGAGCACACAAATGTGCCTCAGGACCACCAAAATTTGTGCTGTACACCTTCCCACTCTAAGTGCCATTTCAGGTGGTCCCAGGTACCCCCTGTGCCAGTACCTTGGGAAGGGATGGTGTCCTCAGAGCAGGAGGGGGTGGTGGTCTGCGTGCTGTAGCCACTGGAGTACTGCAGCGAGTCCCGGCTGCTCTTCTGGTGCTCCAAGCTCAGCCCACGGGTCAAGACCATGGCCAGGTCACTGGCGGCAGGGGACACCTCCTCCCCATGCTGCTGGGGCAAGGGGCACTATCAGCACCCTGGTTCCTCCTCTGGGagtccccaggagccccccacCTCTGcgccctccctgctgcagccggTACCTTGGCGGCAATTGTAGCCGGTGACATCCGGGGCCTGGGAGCATCCTCAGCACCGACGCCTGGGTACCCCCCAGCAGGAGAGCCCATCTCGGCCTCCCGCAGGTGCTCCACACGGTCCTTGCGCCGCTGCAGGGTGGGGACCACTGGCTGGTCATAGGGGCTGGCCTTGGACCAGTCCTGCAACGGGCAAGGCATGCGGTTCATGCTGGTGACACTGGAACTGTGAGTGTGGCAGGAGGGGTCTCAAGCTGACGTTCCCCGTTTCGAGCCATGGGTGCTGCTCAGGATGCCCTGCCCCATGCAGGAATGGAGGGGAGGGTCTGGGGGCTGAACCCCATGAAGTGAGGGGGGAAACGTGTGAAATGCAACCCTGATGGGATGGCAAGGACTAACCGAGGTGGGGGAGCTGCACTCGCTAACTGACTGGCAGGTTTCGGATGCCTCTGAGGACGCCGAGCTGGAGGACTTCTGCTGTGCCGTGACGAGCCGAGAGCCAGAAGGTGAGAGAAGAGGCAGTTAGCAAGCAAAGCCAGAGCCATGATCCCAGTTagagcagcacccacagctcccctggaTGAGCAAggcccccagccctcctcccctctggcGCTGGATGCAGGATGGCAAGCAGGATGTGACCTCGGCAGTGGGGTCGGTCAAGAATTAGGATGATGCACTGCCCCAACCCTTCCCCATTCTCACCCCAAGCCGAGCAAAGCCAACAGGTATTTTGGGGAGTGGGGACCTTGCTGGGTTGGTGATGCCAGGTTAGTGTGGACAGGTGGGAATGGCAATTCCCTGGGGATCCTGGAGCATCCTTGGCACTGGGGATGGTGCAGCATGAAGGGGAAGCTTTGCTCCATGCTGCCTGGTGGGTGACTGGCACAAACTGGGTATTATGGGGCTGCGGTGATGGGGAAACAccctgtgccccatccctggcggAATTCAGGGATGGGGTTTCTCTGTCGTGCGGCCCAGGATGCCCCCAGGTATGGCAGACACCATATTCCCAGTATTTTTTTCCCGTGATGCCAACACAGATGGAAATACTGAGGGTGGGTGTCATCACCTCTGCACCGGGCCCTTGTGGTGCACCCAGCACCACCCACCCATTCTACGGAagaagaaactgaggcacggaaGTCGGCAGCAGGGCCCACCCTCCCTGTACCTGGCTGGTGATGTCCGAGGGCATGGGGGAAGGCGGTTTGGAGTAAGCGGCGTCCTGGGAGATGAAGCCGGAGTCGTGGGAGGAGACGCTGGAGAGGCGGGTGGCGGCGGcagggggctgtgccaggctgcgGTAGCGATAGGTGGAACTGGGTGAGCAGGTCTGAGCCCCGCCGGGCCACGCCATGCCACCCTTGGCACTGCTAACGCTGCTGGGGGGGCGCCGGGGGGACGGGGACACGCCGGTGGGGAggacaaaggaaggaaaagacagTTTAAGACAGAGGTTCGGAGGTGGCAGGATGGCCAGCAGCCTGCCACACATCCCAACctagggaaactgaggcacggagTCCTCCTGGGGTAGTCCCTTTGACGCCAGGGGTGGCCCTGTGGCAGGgaacaggctggggacaggacagaggtgGTATGCTTGCCCCCAGACACTCATGCACAGCACACATCGACCCCAGGCCCCCATCCTGCCCCACAGGtccaccagccctgcccagtgcaCCAAGACCAATTCCTTCATATTAATGGGAGCCACTTGCCCATGTGGACATGAGAAGGTGGACATGCACCTTGTGAGCATCCCCAAAGGCCGTAAGCATCATTAACCCACTGAGGTTAACGAAGAGGTCTGGATTTCCTGGCTGTGGTTGGGTGTGGAGCCCACCTCACCATACCTGCACATGCTGGACTTgcgggagctggagctgctgggcgAGGACGGTGGCGTCTGGTAGGACCAGCTGTAGTCAGAGCCCTTCAGGTCCTTGATCACCTGCAGGAAAGATTGGGTCTAAGTCCTCCTAAAGATGCTCCCCTGCTCCCTTGACCCCTGGCTCGCCCCTACTGACCTGCTCACTGGCGGGGGGCAACTTGTGGGGCTCAGCGGTGAGCACCACCAGGTCCTCGATGATGCCCTGCAGGTGGGTGATCTCGCCCAGCATGGTGAGCTCCCCGTTCTGAGGACACACAGGAGAGAGCATCAGCACCCACTGGGCAGAAGCAGCAACCCCTGACCCTCCCAGCCCCCAACACTCAccaccacgggctgcaggaaGGTGATGAAGGTGCAGAAGCGGCCCCGCTCCTCGATGAGCGCTTTGCGGACCGCCTGCTTCTCcgtctcctccagcagcaggtaCATGTCATTGACATCCTGCAGGGCATTgtccagctggggctgcaggtccCCCTTCCCTGTGACATGGGGCACTGTCAGCGCTGGGCTCTCCTGGCACCCTCCCAGTCTGCTGGCGGTGCCACTGCCAAGCCAAGGCCATTCCCCCAGCTTGGGGACATCACCCCATCCTCACATTCCGGCAGATACCATAGGTCTCCCACTGTGCCCATATTCCTGGAAGGCCCAGGAGCACCctcaccccacagcagccctgggcagggggctcctctgccaccccatccccatccctggcacccGGGACCAGAGGATCCCTTGGGCTGCCACACGGGGGGGCTGGCATCGCCTCAGGATATGGGGTGCAGGCTAAGCTAAGCTAAAAGCAGGGTGAGGGTGGGAACAGGGAGCGGATggacggacagacagacagaggcTGGGGAGACTGGGGGAGAAGATGAGGAAGCAGAGAGGGGGCCGGTGGTGGGGGGCAGCAGTTCACTTACCAAGTAGCTCTACAGGAAGGAtgtggaggggagggaagagagaaggagacAGAGAAAACGTGTGAAAAGAGGCCAAAGGCTGGGGCGCGTGCCCCGCCTCCCCACCACCCTGGGGCCGTGCCCGCACCTCCCTTTCTACGGGGGGCAGCAGGACCCCCCTAGTGCCCACCCCCCAGTTGGCAGTGCCACAGCCGGGATACCGGCCCTGGCTAGGGGTGCTGCGGAGGGGCTGGTGGGGGCACCCCCCAGGAGACCCCCTCTCACCTTTGCGAGCCTTTTTCTGGAGCTTGAGGGTGTCAGAGGACTTTTTCTTGATCTCATGGCGTGCTCGCTTGTACTCTGGGGGTGCAGAAGTGCTGTCAGAGGGGAGCCCCGCCCAGCAGCCCAGCCGCCCCGCACGGATCCATCCCGTCTCCCTCGTACCTTTCGCATGGTCCTTGTCCAGCTGGTTGGCAGTTTTCTTCCAGTCCTCAATCCTGTCCTGCAAAGGGTTTATCAGGCTCTCCATGAGGGcgctggagcagggagagagaagcagagagTGTGGGGAGCGCCAGAGCCAGGGGGGAGCCATTCCCCCATCCCATGCCCAGCCAACATCCAGCATCCCCTTCTTCAGCAAAGGATGAGCCTGCCCAGGCCGTGTCACCAACGCCTGCAGGTTTGGAGCAAAGCTGATCCCGGTCCTGCTTACTTGGTGAACTGCCGGAGCTTGGCCTCGATGCTGCGGTGCCGCATGCACATCCGGGTCAGCGCCGAGCCAATGTCCCTTGTGGCACCTGGAGGGGAGCAAAGCGCCACTGAcaaggggcagggacacccccacagcagccccagcccagtttgtgcagtgggagcagggtggCTTGTGACAGGGACGAGCAGCGCTGGTTTGCACTGGACATTGGGGACACTTTATGCAGGGGGTGGCTTGTTTTTTTCCCACGATAAATCCACGAATAAATCATCACCCACTAACTAATACATGAAACACTAAATATCTCTTCTGGAGGCTTTGAAATTAGAACCCgctcccattttttttttctggtttgtctTAAATTTGGCACTGGGGGGCcaggggagggaaaggatgaGGTACTCTGGCTTAGTTCCAGGCAGTCAGCTCTGTTCCACACCTCCACGCACAATCTCGAGTGGATAAAAAGGGAATCCAAACTCCTCGGGGGGGATATTTGCGAGCAGCAGATAGCAGGAGCATCCTTTTTAGGTGAAACCGCTGTTAACGCTGAAGCCTAAGGATGGCCACatggtggcagtgctgctggcaaaTCCCAGGAAAAATGGCAATCAAAAATCCTTGGGTGCAAACTAAGGAGTGACATTCGGCCTTTCTCTCccctaaaaaaccctccaaaaacaCCTCCCCCCCTTTTGCAGGGGTTTTGGATGACATTCAGTCCCCCAGTGCTATGAAAATAGGGAACCCATGGGCCAGGGCCTTCCCTGCACTGGGGTAGTCTCCTAATCCAGCTCCTAATGCTCttatcccagctcctgctgcttctaATCCGATTCTCATGCACTGTGTGCaaggccagcagccagcccccacccagtgcctcagtttccccacagcgctgctctgcctcccaccctcccaAGAAGCCCTGCAGGTACAGCAGCACTACAGGGTGACACCGACTCCTGTGGTGCTggtccccagctgtccccagcattGCGCCTGTGCCTCCTCCTTGCTTtggctgcctgggctggcagagagctgggggAGCCCTAATCCCCTTGGTGCAGTGGGCTAGTGGGTTTGGAGGCAAAGCTGATCCTGGCTcaagctgctgcctcctcctcctcctcctcctcgcgTGGCTCCAGATGGCCTGGATGCCGCCAGTCTGCAAACCAGCCCGGGACCATCTGCTTGGCAGAAGCCAAGCGGTGGGAAGTGGCTCCTCGCTGCCAGCGGGCACCCGGAGAGGGTCTGGGGATCCTTCCCCTCACTCCCCAACAGTATGGGGGACCCCACGTGCAGCCTTGGCTCTTCAGTCACCTCTCTGGTGAGGTGGGGTTTCTCCCCAAAACAGGCGAGCTTGGATTCCTGGATTCCTCTCCAGCTAATTCCCCTCTCCTGGAGacccctggagcagccaggaccCCCCTGAGAACTTCCCAGGTGGGTGCCAGGGACAAGGAAGGTGGATTGTGCATCCCAGGGAGAGAGATGGGTGCAGGAGACCACAGTGTGGGGCTGAACCACCCTGAatgtcccagccccactggaAAATGTGGCTAAGCACCCACTGGTGGTGAGGAGTAGCACTCACATGGGtgccctcctccttccccctgcccacTCCATCTTTCCAATGCTGCTTCCCAGGGAATGATCCAGCTATGTGTGGGAACAGGTTGGACATCTCTCTGGGGATGGTGAAGCTGCTGCTTGAAGTCCACCCCAGAAATGTGGGCAGGGGACATCCCACAGGGGACACTCAGCACCTGTCCCCCTGCCCAGACAAGCCTGGGGACACCCACCCCCAGGAGAGAGGACCCTACCTCGGGTGTTGGTGGCCATGTCGGCCACTTTCTGGAAGGCATCCAGGAAGGCAACTGCGGCCAGCACCGTGGTCCTGaggcagagagagcagggagggacacaCTCAGTGAGTGTGGGACACACCAGGATGTGCCAAGGAAGAAGGGGGTCCCCCATGTCCCACTGCCTCTGTGGTCACTCACCTGAGCTGGGAGTGCAGCTTGGTGGCCTTCGAGTTGAAATCCTCCCATATGGGGTAGGAGCTCTGCAAGAAGGAGAGGTGACGGTGAGAGACAGGGCCCCTCATCCCCTGCTTGCTtctccagccagggcagggcccctCTTCACTAGTGCAGAGAGACAGCTCAATAGCTTCTCTGATGGCTAATAGAGGCTGAGCACAactcttttccctcctgcttttttccctttccagtcTGGCCACCCAAACTTAGAGACCACGGAGACCTCAGGATTTTGAGTGATCTCTTCCTCATGGGGGTCAAGGTAGGTTATAGGTTTGGAAATTTGAGGgcatgaaatgaaaaatctttaAGACTCTGGCTAGCAGTAGAGGAGACACCCCCAGCACCCGCAGCTTCCCCCCAAAGCACCATCATGGagagctccagccccacagatGGGAGCCCCAGTCCTCACCTCCCCTGAGCCCAAAGACcgacagggcaggaggggaggtcGGGGTCCCCAAAGCCATGAATGGGGCAgctgtgtggggacagggacagggcacaggttAGGGTGGAGGCCACCCTAGTGCTGTCCCAATGAGGCCAACTCTGGTGCCATCCTGGCAAGGTCACCTGTGCAAGACCAGTCCCACTGCCCCTTGTAACAAGGCTATTCCAGGGTTGTCCTGGCATTCCAGTGAAGTCATCCCAGGGTAGTCCCAGTGCCACCATTCCAGCAAGGccatcccagggctgtgctgctgccaccatccCAGCGaggctgtcccagtgccactgTTTCAACAAGACTCTCTTTGGGCTTTCCCAGTGAAGCCAGTCCCAGTAGACCATGCTGGTGCCATTCCAGTGAGGACTCTCCCAGTAATGCCAGCTGCAGCACCATCCCAGCAAGGCCATACTGGTGCCATCACAACAAGGCTGATCCTGATCCACCACACAGTGAGGCCATCCTGGTGTCACCATCCCAGCAAGGCCAGTCCACGTTGTCCTGGTGAGGTTAATCCTGGTGCTGTCTTGACAAGgccatcccagtgccagccttGCATGGCCAGTACCAGTGCCATCATTCTAGTGAAGCTATCCAGGTGCCACCATCCTGGCAAGGCCATTCCAATGCTGTTCCAGTGAAGCTGGTCCCAGTGCTACTATCCCAGCAAAGCCATCCCAGTTGGGCCAGTCCTGGTGTCATCATCCTGGTGAAGCCATGCCGGTGCTGCCATCCTAGCAAGGTCAATCCTGGTCCTGTTGTCCCAGTGACAAAATCCTGGTGCTATCCTGGTGTCATCATCCGAGCAGTGACAGGCGTCTGTAAACTCCCCTAGGACAGCCACCAGGCTGGGACATGTACATCACCACACATCCCCTTGGGCACTATGGCTTGGTGGCAGCTTTGGGGACAAGGTTTGCATTGAGGGGGCATGAGACCAGCCCAGCATTATTTTTTGGGACCACAAAAGTCCCTATTTCTTCATGAGTCAGCAAAGAAAGGGTTTGAGGGTGCCACTTCACACACCGCTTGTAGCAGTGACCCTCTGGTTGTTGGTCCCCAGGGACTGTCACTGCCAGAGGGCTGGGCCACCATTCCTGGGCCATTGTCCCCAGGCCACCTTCCTTGGCCACCCTGGGCAGGGCAAGTGAGGCTCCCCTGCAGAAGGGAGCAGGTTGTGATGCCCCCAAACCCCTGTGATGCCAGGCATGAGGAGGATGGGGAAGAGGACAATGGGGACAAGGACATGCCAAGGTCATTCAGGGACACTGAGAGGAGAGGTAACAGGAATGGAGCCAGCTTAGGGACTGTCACCAACAAACAAATTCTCCCCACCACAGGCCAAGGGGTGCTGAAAAAGCCATCCACCACCAAAATAAGGTCCCTTTGCcctgtggccagcacaggggtcCCAGCCATAGGACCATAAGCACATCACTGCCCTTCAATGCCAGCAGTTCTTCAAGCAGAGTTACTTGTCCCCAGTGCCCGTGCCAGGACACCCACATGGCTGGACAATGGGGACAGCACACCCTCAGGTCACactcagctggagctgtgcagggcacgagctgagccccagctgtAGTGTGGTaggattttccctctttttcatcatttttctttcatttttcccacCTTCAAATGGAATGAAATTGAATCCAGCCGGTTTCCTTGGGTGAGGGGTTCCCAGTCCAACTGCATCTGGATGGTGCTGGGCATGGCACTGGGAGATGACAGCTCCGGGCTGGCTTATCCCCTCTGAAGCCTCAGCGGGGgaatggggaaactgaggcagggacTGCCCCCACCTCCCCCATGGGAGTGTAGGACCCAGCCAGGAGAGGGTGGCTGGAGTGAAGGCATTTGGAGGAGGGAGGCGATCATCCCAGCACTCGTTTCCCACCAGCCCTGGatcccactgccctggggagagTTAGGATTTTCTCTCTGGAGTTtttctcccagccctgaggcACAGTCCGGCTGCAGAGCCACCACTGCCCCTCGAAGGGGTTAATCTTCCcagaaaagcttttatttttttttatcccccctcccctcctttgGCAATGACAGCATTGTCTGGACGGGTCTGCAGCatgaagagaggaagaggaggaggaggaggaggaggaggaggaagagagctTTTGCCTCCCAAAAATGACTAAACCCCAGcgctggagctggctgtgggaATTTCGGCCCCTCGAGATGAAGGAACATGGCTGGTCCCCTCCTCACCACTCAGCCCTTACTCAGAAATAATGCCCCCCAgcattttgaatttatttttttgaaatgaaaacaaacaaacaaaaaggattttttaaacatggccccatcctgctcccagggagggtGGAGGCAATATCCTCTTCCCGGGTTAGGAAATGGGATCAAGGAGCTGGGGGACATTTTTGTTCCACTGGTTTCAACCCCACGGGGtccagcagaaatccaggcTGGGCATGGGGTGGGGCAGGGACAACATGATGCCTGAAATGGGTGGCAATGCCCGGTGTGGGGCCAGTGGTAGCGGGCGAGGGACAGTGACGCCTGGTCTGTGTCACCCGACAGGGGCTCTGGCACCTGGGGATGGATACAGGGCTGATAAGGAGCCAGGATGCCCAGTATGGGCTCCAAAGCCCAGTGCAGGGCCCCGATGCACATTACGGGGTTGATGTGGGGCTCTGGCACCCAATGTGAGACCTCGATGCCCAACACAGTGCTCTGATACCCAGTGAAGGATAACAGGGCAGATATAGGGCTGCAACGCCCAGAATGGGGCTCCAACAGCCAGTGACGGATCTGGGGATCATGTGGGGCTGCAATCCCCAGGATGGAGCTCCAGTATCCAACGGTGGATATAGAGATGATGGGGGGCTGCGGTCTCCAGGGCTCCGATGCCCAACACAGAGCTCCCATGCCCAGTAAGGGGCGGATGTGGGGCTCTGGCAACCCGCGCCGGGCTCCGACAGCCGATGCGGGACCCCGGCGCTCGCTGTGAGGCTGATGTTCGGGCTCCGATACCCGATGCGGGTGTCAATCCCCATCTCGcggctgggcagcagagcctcGCACCCACCGCGAGAGCGGCaccggcggcggcagcgcgggggctgcctggggaagcCGGGCGATGGGGGAACGGTGCGGGGGGAGCGCTGTCACGACAGCAAAACCCGGGTGCGGGGGGGATCCCCTACCTTCATGTCGTTGATGATGGCTTGGAAGAGGCCGCCGAGGGCTCCGCACTCCTTCTCCGCCGTCTCCATCGCGGCGCTGCGGcagcccggggcgggcggcgccgccGGGGGAGGCCGCGGCGGCGGGCCAGGCTcagcggcggcggggggcgggcggcgcccgggcggcggcggcggcggggggggcacagcggcggagcggcggcggagcCGGGCGGGGCATCgcccccctgcctccctccttccctccctccctgtcgCCCTCCGCGGGTGCTGCGCGGACCCGCCGCCCCCTGGCagcggcggagcggagcggagcggggcgcggGGAGCTCGGCCCGGGGCGGtggcgggggcggggcggggcgggcgctgcgcGGCACAtgcgccgcccgccgcgggccgggggctgcgggcggcgggGGGGACGGTCGGGTCAGCTCCAGGGGTGCTCCGGGAGCCGCTGCGGGCAACCTGCAGGACACGCAGGGTGACGGAGAGGGGGCAGCCCCCGTGGCTCTCGGGGATGCTCTTGGCGCGGGATCGGGGAGCAACACTGGTTGGACTGGTGGACGCAGGACTACAGCGGAGGGAAACCCGAGGGATACCTGGAGATGCGGCACTGgtgggggcagcactggggtttGCTCCCGTGGCGGGTAGGAACCCCCAGGGATTATTATCTTGGGGTgctgggtgaggagcaggagagcaCCAGGGAGTATGTGAAGACACTGCACTTGGAAATGCCATGGGATGCCAGGGGGCAGTCCCAGACCTCGGGAGGCGCAGGGGGGATGCTGCCTCTCCCCAAAGGCTGTTTGACCCCCATTGCCTTCCTGACCCTCGAAGATGTGCTGGAGGGTGAAGTCCCTCTGCAGCAGTTACACGACAGCTCTGAAATGTGTCTGTGCACTCCATTATCATGGGGCCATGGGAAATGCACGGCCTGTCAGCAGACAACCCTTCCCACGGCCATCCCAAGGCCCCAGTCCCAGCCTCCTGGGATCTGGGGGTGCCAGGCTGAACCCCAGCAAACCTCCCTGCCCCTCGCAGTGCAACGACACTCAGCTGGGGCAAGGGCTTCAGCCTGAGCCACCTATTCCCCCTCCTGCCAGAAAAGTAGTCTTGATCCTATGCTGATGATGCCCACGCTGCTCTGGACGGTGTTGGTCAAGAGCCACCCATAAGGAAACAATTACGGCTCAGCACTCCAGCAGCCGGCTGGAATTTCTCTCCATAAACTCAGTCCCTCAGTGCAGagaggctgctcagcagcaatGAGCTCGGCAGGAGTGAGGCAGAGCCCGCCCGACCCACACTGACAATGACCCAGGGGTCCAGCAATGGGTAACCCCCAGCACCCCGAGAAACCGGCTGCCTCGAGAAGCCACTGCTCACACATCCTGGAGGGCTGGCTGTTAAAATTAACCCGCCGTGACTGGGTCTGGAAAGCCCTTTCCCGGGAATGACAGGAATGTCTTTATCCTGGCCAAAGCAGCGCCGGTATGGGGCTGTTTGGGGAACCCACTGCCAGAGACAGTCTTCCTTGTAAACAGGCCAGAAGCCATAAAAACTCCACGAATTCCTCCAGTCCCCCTTTTCCTGGGATCAAGCGAGGGCCTGAAACATGCAGGGGATGCAATGGTGTCCCCCAAaccacagcagcctggcacgTGCCGGGgtccctcagtgccacaggaCAGGATGAAGGCAATGCTGGCGGCTGCTCAGGGCCAGGAAAATGCCTGTCACTGTGCTGCGGTTTCGTGACCGTGGCCTGGAAgaatttcagtgattttttttttttcctgctgggaagaaGAGCAGGCGGAGAAGTCCTGATTGCTGGCGAGCCAacgtggcagggctgggccagcaCGGGGCACAGGGTCAAGCAAGATGCTCCATGCCATCCCCTGCCCTTGCTGGGTTTTTTGCTCCACTTGGGAACTATGACAGGAAGCCCAGCAACAAGGAATGGGCTGTTCTGCattgcttgtttattttatcATGGGGAGCTTAATGCAGGAACAAGGAATGGAGTCTGGGGTTAGGTCCACtggtccccgtgtcccctcgtGCCAGCTGGGAGTTGAAACAGTGCAGTTGTCCCTGCCAAGCACCAGGGACTCAGAGAGGATGTGTGAATGCAGGGAGGGGGCTGTCAGGCACAGGAGTGTCTCCCCGAGTGAGATGCCTCTGGTGACCTCCAGCAGGGCCCCGGAACCAGAGGGTGGAAGTCAGGGTGGTGAGAGGTGGCTGGCAGCCCCGTGTGCTTGTTTTCCAGGGCGGAAGGCCAGGGGTTGCTCCCgtcttcccttcccctcctccggtgctgctggcagcaggctggACGCTCAGCTGACTGTCACGGGGAAGGCATTAGCAAAGCAAAGGGGAGTTTCCTTGCCCCATTGCAAGAGAAGATGAGGTGCTTTACCCTGGCCCCTTCCTCAAGCAACCCTTCCCCACATccccccagcacccacaggagaggctgggcacagcctgagggtccctcctcatccacagacagagcagaggggaaaaccAGCCCTGTGTTGAGCGCTGGCCCATCTCCATTAAACCCACCAGATCCTCTGGTGGCCAGCAACTGGTGTGCCTGTT is from Prinia subflava isolate CZ2003 ecotype Zambia chromosome 13, Cam_Psub_1.2, whole genome shotgun sequence and encodes:
- the MTSS2 gene encoding protein MTSS 2 isoform X10, translated to METAEKECGALGGLFQAIINDMKSSYPIWEDFNSKATKLHSQLRTTVLAAVAFLDAFQKVADMATNTRGATRDIGSALTRMCMRHRSIEAKLRQFTNALMESLINPLQDRIEDWKKTANQLDKDHAKEYKRARHEIKKKSSDTLKLQKKARKELLGKGDLQPQLDNALQDVNDMYLLLEETEKQAVRKALIEERGRFCTFITFLQPVVNGELTMLGEITHLQGIIEDLVVLTAEPHKLPPASEQVIKDLKGSDYSWSYQTPPSSPSSSSSRKSSMCSLAQPPAAATRLSSVSSHDSGFISQDAAYSKPPSPMPSDITSQQKSSSSASSEASETCQSVSECSSPTSDWSKASPYDQPVVPTLQRRKDRVEHLREAEMGSPAGGYPGVGAEDAPRPRMSPATIAAKHGEEVSPAASDLAMVLTRGLSLEHQKSSRDSLQYSSGYSTQTTTPSCSEDTIPSQGSDYDCYSVNGDVECDPQSDFDKSSTIPRNSNIAQNYRRMIQTKRPASTAGLPTGTNLPAGTTPGVATIRRTPSTKPSVRRTLSNAGPIPIRPPIVPVKTPTVPDSPGYAGPTRVGSEECVFYADDASPNPLDFAKASPKRLSLPNTAWGGGAMEISVYPGAGQHLSAEEEEDQQLAANRHSLVEKIGELVAGAHALGEGQFPFPTALVGSGPSEETPAPPPAASMDPPAEDMLVAIRRGVRLRRTVTNDRSAPRIS